A genomic window from Glycine soja cultivar W05 chromosome 10, ASM419377v2, whole genome shotgun sequence includes:
- the LOC114371038 gene encoding transcription factor bHLH3-like, producing MVGEKFCVSEDDKGVLESVLGAEAVAFFISALSNNVFSRVVAPSAGADPALRQRLCQLVEGSKWNYAVFWQVAGLKSGGSALVWGDGHCSDPKGERNGVGKEDEQEVRKKVLQKLDACFGGSLLKDANHVRLDRVSELLMFYLSSMCYIFGFDSLCGPGSSFKSGKFIWASDAAGCLNQLESRSFLGKLAGLHTVVFVPLKSGVVELGSFEMVPEEQGVVEMVRTAFGESSPGQAKVFPKIFGHELSLGDTKSQSITISFSPKVEDDPGFTSDSYEVQALGVNHAYGNSSNGTLGDGNEGTLFPQLNQMMAGNFNAQARVPCLDLGNEDSSSIHADERKPKKRGRKPANGREEPLNHVEAERQRREKLNQRFYALRAVVPNISKMDKASLLGDAITFITDLQMKIKVLEAEKNMGNNKDQKLSLPDMDFQEREDDTVVTVRCPLDIHPVSNVVKTFREHQIVAQDSNVSTADDKIIHTFSIRTEGGEAAAIQLKEKLEASLSKS from the coding sequence ATGGTGGGTGAGAAGTTTTGTGTGAGCGAAGATGACAAGGGTGTGTTGGAGTCTGTGTTGGGTGCAGAGGCTGTTGCGTTCTTTATTTCAGCACTTTCCAATAATGTGTTTTCCCGTGTCGTTGCGCCGTCGGCTGGTGCTGACCCGGCTCTCCGGCAGCGGTTGTGCCAGCTTGTTGAGGGTTCCAAGTGGAATTATGCTGTGTTTTGGCAGGTTGCTGGCTTGAAATCTGGTGGTTCAGCCTTGGTTTGGGGTGATGGGCATTGCAGTGATCCCAAAGGGGAGAGGAATGGAGTTGGGAAGGAGGATGAACAGGAGGTGAGAAAGAAGGTACTGCAGAAGCTTGATGCTTGCTTTGGTGGGTCTCTGTTGAAAGATGCTAATCATGTGAGATTGGACAGGGTTTCGGAGTTGCTCATGTTTTACTTATCCTCGATGTGCTATATATTTGGTTTTGATTCGCTGTGTGGCCCTGGCAGTTCGTTCAAGTCCGGTAAATTTATTTGGGCTTCTGATGCTGCTGGTTGTTTGAACCAATTAGAATCTAGATCGTTTCTGGGGAAATTGGCTGGTCTTCACACTGTTGTTTTCGTTCCTCTGAAGTCTGGAGTGGTGGAGCTTGGTTCGTTTGAAATGGTGCCTGAAGAGCAGGGTGTTGTGGAAATGGTCAGGACAGCATTTGGGGAATCCAGTCCTGGACAGGCAAAGGTGTTTCCAAAGATTTTTGGGCATGAGTTAAGCCTGGGGGATACAAAATCTCAGTCTATAACTATTAGTTTCTCCCCAAAGGTGGAAGATGATCCGGGTTTCACTTCAGACTCCTATGAAGTTCAAGCACTAGGGGTGAACCATGCTTATGGAAATTCTTCCAATGGGACTTTAGGTGACGGTAATGAAGGAACATTGTTTCCTCAATTGAATCAAATGATGGCTGGGAATTTTAATGCTCAAGCAAGGGTTCCTTGTCTAGATCTCGGTAATGAAGACTCATCATCAATTCATGCAGATGAGCGGAAGCCCAAAAAAAGAGGTAGGAAACCTGCCAATGGGAGAGAGGAGCCGCTGAACCATGTTGAAGCTGAGAGACAAAGACGTGAGAAGCTTAATCAGAGGTTTTATGCCTTGAGAGCTGTTGTCCCTAATATATCTAAAATGGACAAGGCATCTTTGCTTGGTGATGCCATTACCTTTATCACTGATCTGCAGATGAAGATCAAGGTGTTGGAAGCTGAGAAGAACATGGGTAACAATAAGGACCAAAAATTGTCATTGCCAGATATGGATTTTCAGGAAAGAGAGGATGACACAGTTGTGACAGTGAGATGCCCCTTAGATATTCACCCTGTTTCGAATGTTGTTAAAACGTTCAGGGAGCATCAAATTGTGGCTCAAGACTCTAATGTTTCAACTGCAgatgataaaataattcatacatTCTCCATAAGAACTGAGGGAGGGGAGGCTGCTGCTATACAgttgaaagaaaagcttgaagcaTCCCTATCCAAAAGTTGA